From the Papaver somniferum cultivar HN1 chromosome 2, ASM357369v1, whole genome shotgun sequence genome, the window gttgattgagagaaaccggaggaattggctttgccaagtccgcgaactcagtccgcgaattgacggaagttcttgtacccataatttctgctgggattttccaaaaaactcgtttgcgtgtaagtccgcgaactggcgaaagtctctttgccgagattttctactgaggttggaaaactccaccggttgtcttaagtccgtggtgggcccggagaagcgtgaaaaattaagcgaaatgaaacgcgggcctacagtaataccgcaagtgcacggtcgtcggttgtagctcgtgcaagtacgggtcgatccacagagactgggtgtgtttggagttctctagctattttgggctctaatttgttgttggttaactatgaagccttttgggctttgggcttagggtacctttggattataggcttgtttgataatgaagtgctttaggccttgggcctttgaagtaaaatgaaatgggcttggtttcagtgaactgatttgagatttgggctcaacagttcaactgtgaattgggctcagcttttggaattaccagtgagtgggctttgaacctgggcttttagcctttggtttcaatgaactgaacttgggctcagtgttgaagtgagctttggagcagcagcagacaaggctgggctggagaagaagcagcagcagcagtggtggcttctgcagcagcagaagcagtgcacagcagcagcagaagcaatgcacagcagcagcacaagcaatgcacagcagcagcacaacaacagcaagtagtaacatcagcagaacaaggagtagttgaagtagcaggagcaaATAGCAAACAtaatgaaggacaagtgaaagtaaaacagtggcagtgaaggaatgaggaaaagtgacagtgcaatgaaactaaacaagaacaatgtaagtaaaccaaggcctaagccaagggcaggggagatggtgaaggtgaaatggtgaaggtgagcctaggcatactactagagtgggaagagaaccagcttgctcacagtcactagtgagcactagtttctccccactgctcaatcaatacaatgcttcaaagctaaacttctaccactaacagtgaacaaaacagggGATTATATTAAcactaacaatgacaaaacaatgaggattAACAGATACAAAACAACCTAGCATGGACAGTGCATTAACATcaaattaaacatgaaactagaaatTAGACTAAACATGGACAGTGTATATAAGACAGTGAAATTGATaaagaaattgaagttgaaaatcaaaagaaattgaaatTAGACATTAACATGGAATTATCAGTGGGATTAAAACAACATGCAAAcaagaaattaacattaaattaaaacagtaacaagcataaattgaaattgaaattaaaattttacaaactaaaattaaacctaattggtaacttggctagtccaagaacagttttctacAACACCCCAGCTCTCAATTTATAGTTCTATACATTTTCCCcaaattcccccccccccccccccccaaaaaacagttgaggctagggttagggattactcacccaatttgacacaaccactccagtttgatgtcgacccatgcttctatttgtcctcctctacctctccatgccttcaatttctctctagcacacgttaatccatcaacccataacctagggtttaggttaggtaatcagttgatgggataaagggctagaaggatgggggaagctatcaatcgcgtgtaggatgatagggtggcagtgtgtgagctcgaggtggttgtggcagggcgtttggtggcgcggcagggagaaggtggtgttgcaggtgaaggagaaggtggtacggtggagttggtgggaatgaaagagaagaagcaaataaaatgttagggtttcttttgtttttggctTATATATGCTAGGTTTATTTCGGTGTGAGTCGGGTGCATCGAACTTTGATGTATAGCGAGGAGACgtgttggatgtgaagatggtaagtGGATCCAACAGTGGTATGGGAGCATGTATTGAGAGAccgttagatgcataatacatctaAACCAATGTCTCAGATTAGAACTAGGTATTGTGGTGTGAAGTAGGACCTTCCAGCTTGATGTACCGGcgttgaagcgaccattggatgcattTGTGGGTTGATCTGACGGCTAAGAGGGGAAACAGGCTTGGGTTGGAGATTGGGATTGGGATAATTATGAGCCCATGTCttttttaagaacaaattcttccttcttgatcccatttctagccttttggtcttgtgtgcaacattcttcgcggcatccttgtgtgattccttttggcttacaccacttttctgctctattcctctccgcaagtcatccagaatttatttattacctaaaaatgcaaaattaagtaagaaaaatatttattcttgaaaacaatgaaaatacagaatatgggataaaatgtagaattaatgcacaacatatgagttaaatgccaacaaaaagggataaatatatacaatatttggcactcatcagtccgcgaacttgtttgtgagcttaagaggttatgatctaaagatgtgctctgaacatgaaacttaaattactaaggaatgctttatgcaaaccgtggctataaagttcatgagccgattcaatcgaatcgaatcatctttctttcaattgtgtctcgtgtagttatataagatctcatagcaattgaacaactctttaactagttcatttgagtcaattgaactagttatggtgaagaagaacaaggttaatatgaaatgctcatatggttaaccttttgggttactatgttgaaccaacatacacgtacacctttgggcatggttttcacaaacccagtaaacgtctacccaagtgtgtgtgacaagctaagttttcgatctaacggttgagaaatattagcttgaatctaaatcaggttttcatctgacggtgaatatgtattgctttgcaactaaggcaaaaccctgatttgaagactatataaaggagacatatagcattgtgcaaaactaatccccacaggtctgtgtgatactagtgtgctcgcttgagtcgattctcctttaacctttggttttcttctctaaaaccaagttaacgacttaaagacttcattgggattatgaagccacaccgatactacttttatcgtagttgtgtgatctgatcttgcatcttctatcatacgagtacaatctttgattggtttgagatcgtgagagttctccgataggcaatataaagaagtcacaaacatcttcgtctcactgtttgtgattcctcgacaaaccgcctgtgtagtcaggaaggattgtagagaggtgcttgattaatctaggctattcttcgggaatataagaccgaattatcaattggttcctgttcaccttgatttcatatcttaatacggaacaaaacctagggtttatctgtgggagacagatttatcctttgatatacttttctatgtgagacatatttgtttattatcaagtctgcgattttgggttacaacaactcttggttgtgggtgagatcagataagggaatcaagtgcgcagtatcctgttgggatcagaggcgtaggagtacaactgtaccttggatcggtgggagactgattggggatcaactatagtccagtccgaagttatcttggagtaggctagtgtctgtagcggcttaatatagtgtgtattcaatctggactaggtcccggggtttttctgcattttcggtttcctcgttaacaaaacttctggtgtctgtcttatttcttttccgcattgtatttcatataactgaaataatagaggttgtgcgttcgtgatcatcaattggaaatccaacctttggttgttgattgatattgattgatccttggacattggtctttggtaccgtccaagttattccatgtatttgataaagactcgctattgattttagcttgagtaaaaaccaaatcaagtgagagatattaactccttgagatacttttatctagattgagtctgactgtatagttgattctctagcaaagtatttcggagttagtccatacagattgctaagtgaaatattgggtggtgttgttagacccccggtttttcaataaGGATCAAATATTACCTCATCCACAGTCATTTTGTCCAAGGTGACTCGCATGTTGATAAGTTGTTGTGGCATATCCTTATCCTGAGCACCAGTAAAACTGTATCTTTGTCCTCTTGGCTTATTAATCGCAAGCTTAGTACTCACTTTGATATGTGGGTTGGCTTTCACCAAAGTAGGGAAGTGCCCGTATACCCAAACCTATGCATacacaaagtttagtaagaatcttatgtTATAagcattttgcaaatataaatgatttagacaattgaattacctggaagagacatagatTTCACTTAACTTATATATTCAGTGCCCTTGACTCCTTTGTCAACTCTGCATTCAAGAAGGAAACCACCGTAGTACCCCAAGTATACATATGCATCTCATGAAAAGGATGCAATAGTTGAAGATACTGGGCGTCGACCAAGCTTTCAGAACTATCGGGGAAGATACAGTTTCCCAAGATGTATAACAAATAATCTGACACAATAACATTGATTTGCACCATGGACACACTTCCTTCGTCAACAAAGATTTTCTGGGTCCCAGAGTATGTGTCCCTCAACATCTTCAGATTTAACTTCCTGCTTATATAACCATCATTCGTCACAAACAAAAAATCGGACTGCTTCTCATCCAAACCGAACAAGATCTTGGTCAAAttgaatattttctcccaagaaatGCCTTCTTCGTAGCCATCAATGATTGTTTTTCCCTCAACCTCGAAGcttagaatttgatgagcatcatggGGAGTTACCgtcatctcaccgaatgggaataacattgtatgagtctctccgtagaacctctcacggaatgcagatacggtaactctatcatactcaacaatcgaactctccaccgcaggccatcgcccggagttcttgacaatcgctTGCACCTCGTCACATTCCTTTTCAAGTGGCCAGCTCTTCATTATAGTGCTTGAAGCTTGGTGCCTCATAATACGGATGAAATGCTTGTGATCCTAAgtaccaaaaacacaaaattaaaacaaataaaaacacttgaagaaaatttaagataaatacacttaaataaaaacaatgttttattgagattacttacgataaCACCATGGAATTCACGTGCCCAtgtgtctttgtatccaaaaagaacatgtcCACCATCTTCTGGGGTCCCTAGTGGAGGCTGACCTGGTTCCAGTGTGACCTTCAAGTGACTGGGAAGCATGTGGGAATCAactggtttagtgataacccgCTTCGGTCTTTCAGTTGCGTTGCAGTTGAATTGCAGTTCCAGTTGCAGCTTCAGTTTGTTGATCATTACCTGTTTTTTCTccaccttcttctttttcttcctcctcatcttcaaaaatttcaccatttttatctttatctttgtATCCATCATTGTTATCACCATCaccattacctcctccaacaggtggcatgtgttgatcatcatcatcatgctcATCATCTCCTCTAGCAGCCGGAGTTCTTTCAACACCATCATGATCattacctcttctaccagattGATTTGATTGGTATTCATCTGAATCACTTGGTTCCGTTGGTGATTGAGAATCATTCCGttcacggatcttgagcgttcccgtCTCAACtaatgcccctcgatgtgttgcagtcaagagtttgtcaccaacacgaggaagtcttgaaggaggagtaacATTTTCTTCTTTccgtatatatcaaatcgagagatcgggatataaactctttgatatagtttttatttagattgagtcatactgtctagttgattctctagaaagtatattggagtctttccatacagattgctaagcgaaatattgggtgtggttgttgtgccccgctttttcacaaagttCTTTTTCAGAACAGAGCAACTTGCAGTAATACATACCTCTTTGATAAGAGGACTTCCATTCTTTGCACTATTCCATGTCTCTGAAATTTTTTGGAGGTGTAAATGCAAAAACTGCACATAGCCAATTCCAGATATCAAGGGATGGTCGTGAATTTATGATCGAATATACTAAGGGATGTCCCACATAtctccttgaacagcagcagtCACGTTGGTCGCATCTCCTTCAATAATGATTCTTGAGAAGTTGTTATTCAAACCAAACTCCACACCTAATCTGCAGGCAATAGTTTCTTCTAACAAAGAGGAAGTACAATCAAAAGTGGTGGAGGCACAACCCAGAAATCTGCCATTTTCATCTTGCGCCACTGCTCCTGCTGCACCCTTATTGGGAATAAATGTTGCATCAACGTTTATTTTAATGAAAGGATAATCAGGAGGAGACCATGTTTGCACGATAGAATCTTGAATGTCGTAATTTCCTGAAAAGTTCTCCAGACACAAAACAAAATCACAATCTGCTTTCTTCAAAATTTGAGAAACTGAGAAAGTCCCTTGAGAGAAATCTATATCATTACGTGCTATCCAGATGTTCCTAGAACACATAATCTCCTGAAAAATTTCTGCTCTTCATTATCCTCCATCCACTCCTTAATAATGaacataatatttccttgattcAAAAGATTTGAGAATAACCCCGAAGCTTCAAAAACCAACTTTGTTCTTTCACAGGTAAATAATAAATGAAGAATTCATTCATCAACTTGCCCACGCAGAGTACAGGTTTTATGAATATGAGGAACAAATATCGCTATATTCATTTTAGCAGCCACTCCATTATTCAAAATCTtccaaaagaaaatcaaaatctttgGTTGAATATAAGCAAATGACCACATTTTTTTTTCCATGGAAACGAACTAAACTCCGAAGAAGTAGGTTGATTACTCATAAGAAGTTTATAGCAAGATTTAGTCGAAAATTTACCTGATTGAGAACACTTCCAAATCAAAGAATCTTAAGAGAGATCCTCGTTGCTAAGATAAAtagtgttggaaaacgattaataaaaaaataattttttaaagttttaataaaaaattataattcattgttttcttttgtgaatgaaactttttagtcccacattgtggaatttccaatttttagtagttttaagaaactatataaaccttttagtcccacatcgaggagtttttcttcttaagttgtatttgtcaattatataaacaaattcactacttttgtaaaatctatgggaaaggggttgctctatatttagagggaccccaagggaaaaaaatattttatattgtttttctcaagcgttcgagattttcctttatggttttttcggagttgccaagctcaagttgagcatcaactacatatgctagtagtaggtgtattagggtgttttatcctggagatatccgtcctgtgagggatatagcatcactcttgagtgtagacgggcgctaatgtcttaagggaaacgtgttgaacatgtgactcactctgtttttccaaagttttgccttgttgttgttgcggagatatggggagctcattcgtttcatcaaatcaatcacttccattataaaggagctaagtatcaataacttttgcttatttgatttttccttgtttttgattattgcacccaacaatcttaagacattacttatttgtaataataaaaaatggttggttggttggtttgtgaatcatggatgttaattgtggagtgaaaaaaaaaacgaatttttggtcagctgtagagtttcgagtttatctcttaacctagacggaatttcgatgaacccttttgaaacaacgtagtagacatcctgatagttacccacataaaatttcagaatttttggagttgtaatagtatttttttgatattttacaaaactgagaaacgttcctgaaaaattctgacgggcataATTTtattgttaactaaagtagtttttatggggtaaccatgaattttttgatatggtggttcaaaggaagtttataaatctagatattatcttcaaaactcatattttatctgaactaaggtttgtgagatatggtgtattaggtgattgggaaattaccgtgtccgtggtcagagtataaacgaagtttgtgacatgaaattgaaaaggaacattgctaccaggcgcatgtggatgaacacaagtcttccaaagctgacaaaggagagaacatcaaacacaactctaagcatagtattcataagaaaggtatgtttcgtaaaactgaatccggcattactttaattaagggtgattgttatgtttgtaaaattcctggccataggCAGTAAAGTATAGACAacttaaaaccttaataagtataaagttaatgttaatttagttgaaacaaattagaacgagttcattgacatgatgttggaagttattttaataaccaatgtgagagactggtgggtcgACTCTGGAGCcgctaagtatgtttgttgaaacagagacatgttcTCCTCTTATCataggataagggatgtcgagaaactctatatgagtaactcatctgcgacagaggttgcataaaagggaaaggtcgagcataagctcatatctgtaatattctcacactgaatgaagttttcatgttccgagcatatgaaagaatcttgtatcttgttctcttgaagatggtaaaatattgaagatcttaattaaatgtggaaaacttgttataaataagggtattgattttttaggcaacaattataggacttagggtctatataagtttaaaggaaaatctgatgaagtgaacatagttgattcttgtgctttcttttgtgtgtctttgaatgttttgcatggtagacttggaaccgtaaaattataagtcaatgcataaactgcctagcataggcttcATACCTAAAaaaaggtgtatatttccttgattc encodes:
- the LOC113352860 gene encoding uncharacterized protein LOC113352860; amino-acid sequence: MCSRNIWIARNDIDFSQGTFSVSQILKKADCDFVLCLENFSGNYDIQDSIVQTWSPPDYPFIKINVDATFIPNKGAAGAVAQDENGRFLGCASTTFDCTSSLLEETIACRLGVEFGLNNNFSRIIIEGDATNVTAAVQGDMWDIP